GCGCAGGAAGAAACTCGATGGCGAGGACCATGGAATATGCCATGACGCAGAGGGCGACCTCCAGCATGACCGAGTTCCCCTGCCAGCGCGAAGGGAGGAAGAAGTTGTAGGAGTTCCACGGGCGCCCGAGATCGATCATGACGGAGGCACCGGCGAGCCCGTAGCCGAACATGCTGGTGAGGACCGCGCTCCGGATCATCGGGTGGTAGCGCATGTGGTTCCTGATGTACACAAGTATCGCGACCGCGTATCCACCGCAGGCGATGGCGGTCCCGGTGGCGACGTCGTAGGTGATCCATATCCCCCAGGGGAAGCCGTCGGAGAGATTGGTCACCGCCCCGATCCCCTTCACGTAGCGCACCCCCACGAGGAAGAAGCCGATCAGGGTGAGCGCCAGGAGCACGAAGAAGGAGGGGGTGAAGATGCGCGCGTCGAGCCTCTGAAACTCGTCATTGTGTCCGGCCATTACTCATCCCTCCTTTTCCCTGCGTCTTTTTCCGGGTGCTCGTCCGTATCCTGCTTCTTCATGTTCTTCACCGCCACGAAGCAGAGTGTTCCGTAGAGGGCGACCGGCGCCATGAACCCCTTGTAGATCGTGTGCTGGATCTTCTCGGAGAATTCAGCCGGCGCCTCGGGGGGCAGATCAGGCAGGCCGAGCTTTTCGAAGGGGTAGGCGGCGAGGTAGAGGTGGTTTGTACCTCCCCCTTCCGTCTCGCCGTAGATCCGGTTCACGTACCTGTCCGGGCTCTCCTTCAGCCTTTGGCGGGCGTCGGCCAGGAGATCCTTCCGCTTGCCGAAGGTGAGGGCGCCGGCCGGGCAGGTCTCGGCACAGGCGGGTATCCCCTTCTGCGCCAGATTGGTGTTCTTGCACAGGTCGCACTTGACGATCTGCGGGATCGTCTTTTCCCACTGGAAGCGCGGAATGGTGAAGGAGCAGGCGACCTGGCAGTAGCGGCAGCCGATGCAGGCGTTCTTGTCGTACTCCACGATCCCCGTCGTCTTGTCCTTTGTCATCGCCCCTACCGGGCAGACGGAGACGCAGGCGGGTTTCTGGCAGTGCATGCAGGAGGACTGGACGTACGACCAGCGGGTCGGGGACTCCTTGTACAGCTTGATGACGGTGCGTGTGCTCCCGGAGAGATCCTGCGGCGCGTCCCAGAGCTCGTCCTTGTCCCAGTCCGCGTGCTCGTAGGCGAGGGACCCGGAGGCGGCGTTCACCCTCTTGCAGGAGGCCATGCACGCCTTGCACCCCACGCACCTCGTGGCGTCGTACAAAAGGCCCAGCTCCTCGTTGTTCACCTTCCCCGGTCCGCTTGAAGCGGCGGCCGCTCCGCAGGAAAGGACCCCTGCCCCGGCGACGGCGACACTCTTTAAAAAGTCACGCCTACTCTGTCTTCTCATGGTCCGCGTCCTCCTTCAGCTCCCCCTGCTTCAGGTTCCTGGCGAACATCCCACCGGCGCCGAGAGCGGAGCCGGCCGCGATCCCGAGTATCCCGGTGGTAAGAGGCTCCGGCCCCTTCCCTTTCTCCTGATCCACCGGCGGGTAGGCGTCAAAGGGGGTCGGCTCGTGGATCTGCACCTTCTCGGCGATCGGCTTCCTGAAGAGGATCTCCGGCTCGGTGCATCCGATGCAGGGGTGCCCCGCTGCCACCGGCCAGACGCCGACGTCGTTGAAGCGCTGCACCGAGCAGTTCGCGTAGGTCGCCGGCCCCTTGCAGCCGAGCTGGTACAGGCAGTACCCTTCCGCATGCCCCTTGTCGCCGTACTCCTTGGCGAAGCGCCCCGCGTCGAAGTGGGGCCTGCGCTCGCAGTGCTCGTGGATGCGCCTGCCGTAGGCGAACTTCGGGCGGCCGAGAGAGTCGAGCTCAGGAAGCTTCTTGAAGGTAAGGTAGTACATCACGGTGGAGAGGAAGTTGTAAGGGCTCGGGGGGCAGCCGGGTATATTGATGATCGGCTTGTCCTTTATGAGGTCGCGCACCCCGACCGCGCCGGTCGGATTCGGCTCGGCCGCCTGGATTCCGCCGTAGCTTGCGCAGCTGCCGATGGGGATGATCGCCGCGGCACCCTCGGCTGCGTGCTTCAGTGACTCCATCGCCGTCTTCCCCGAGATCTTGCAGTAGATCCCGAAGTCGCGCGTCGGGATCGCCCCCTCCACCACGAGGATGTACTTGCCGCGGTTCGCCTTCATGGAGTCGTGCAGCGACTTCTCCGCCTGGGCGCCGGAGCCGATCATGAGCGTTTCGTGGTAGTCGAGGGATATCTGGTCGAGAATGAGGGTGGCGATCGTCGGGTGGGAGGAGCGCAGGAGCGATTCGGAGCAGCCGGTGCACTCCTGGAAGTGAAGCCAGATCACGGCCGGCCTGTTGTCAGCCCGCTCCGCCGCTTCGGCAACTTTGGCCGCCATCTCGAAGGGGAGCCCCATCATCGCCGTGACGGTGACGCACGCCTTCATGAAATCCCTTCGGGAAACCCCGCGCAGGGTCGTTTCCTCTTTCATAGCTCCCTCCTCGAACAGAAAGAATGACAGTCAGCCGTTCTATAGCCGCGATACGTGCCTCCTACGGAGACAGTATGTGGTGGTCTTATCTGAAGAAGCCGCTGATGGAGCTGCGTCCCGAATGAAAGGAGATGTATCTGACGGCTATCTGCATATCAAAACAGTCGCTGCGGCCGATGGAGGTCGGGGCGCAAGGGCGAATACAAGTGTGAAGCAGCTTGGTGAGGCGGAAAATGGTAAGACCGGTTCGGAGAACCGTGAAAACGTATACAGTATGGATCTTCATGTGTCAACATAAAATATACACAAAAGTAAAAAGTCGTTCTCTTTATGCGTTTACGACCACGGACGCCTCTGTACCGTGCCAATACAGGCACTTGCGGATGGGGCATTCGACAGTGAGCCGGAAGGAGAAGCAACGAAATCGGATTCAGCTGGAGGAGATGCAACTCTTTTTCGAAAATCGGAGGTGGGGGGGGTGATGTCGATGCTACGCGGGAGGGTCGGAGGGGTAGGTTATCTCGGTGCCGCGCACCACCGCCATCCGCGTCAGTTCATGACGCTTGGAGGAGGTGGCGGAGTAGATGTCGACGACATCGATGCCGCGCACGAGGAGGGCATCGCCAATGAGGGAGCGGTGGCAGCGCCAGGGGACCGCCTCGGCGCACATGATCGCCGTCCTCTTCTCCATCGCCAGGGATATCAGCCTCTCCAGCGTTGCGATGAAGGGCTCGGTGAGCATGTAGTCGGCGTAGCCGCGAAATGAGTCGTTTCGCCACCCGGCATTGGGGGAGTCCGGGCGGGGGTGCCTCAAGCCCCCCAGTTCCTTGAGGTGCAGATACTCGATCCCGGCAGCGGTGAGGTTTTCCCCCACCGTTTCCAGGTTGAACTGCGGGTTGTGCCGGGAGCGGGGGATCGTTCTCACGTCCGCCAAAAGAGCTATGTCATAGGCCTGCAGGATGACGACGAATTCTTCCAGGGTGTGGGTGGAATGCCCGATGGTATGGATAGGGAAAGTGGGCTCAGGTTTCACAGCCGTTTCTCAAATAGGTCCGTCAGCAACTTCAGGTGATTCTTCTCCTCCGCGGCAAGAGACTTGAAAAGCTGCACCGATGCTTCGTATTCCACCCGTCTTTGCAGCGTCTGGTAGCGGTCATAGGAACTCGTCTCCAGCGAGATGGCGAGCTCCACTACCTCCTTTACCCCCTTCCCTTCTGCCCAGGCGACCGCGTCTTTTACTTTCATCCCACCTTCCATTATCTTTTCCGGCGGGTAACCCTTCAGGACGGAGGGGAAGTCGATGTTTTCACCCTCGCTGGAGAGGCGCCGCTGGAGCACGGAGAGCATCTCCTTGTGCCCCTCTTCCGCCTTGACCAGCTTGCGGAAGAGCTCGGCGGCTTCCGGGTCCCCCCCCTTTTCCGCCATCGTCCTGTAAAAGGTCTCAGTGCCATCCTCCAGCGCCCACGCCAGCGCCGTCAGCTCCTCCCCCGAGTGCGCGGCGGAGAACCAGGCGATTCCGGTCTCGGGGAATCCGTCCGCCACGGCTCCGTTCCAGGCGTTGATCCCGCCGGACATGCTGTACACCTCCTCGAAGCCGGCGCGCATGAGAATGGATGCGGCGGCACGGCTGCGCATCCCTGCGGCACAGTAGACGATAGTGAGGCTTTCGCGATCGAGTTCCGAGACACGTTCATCGAGTTCCCCCACCGGGATCAGTATCGCCCCCGGCAAGTGCCCCCTTTCGTACTCCTCCGGCTGACGGACGTCCAGAAGCTTGTAGGTACCGTCCTCCTTGTCACTGATGAAGCTTCTCACCTGCTCCGCTGTCCAGGTGGTGACCGGCTTGAAATAGTCCAGCACACTCATGGCTTTTCATTCTCCTTTTGCTCAGGATTCGGCGGACTCTTTTCGTTCGCCGGAGACCTGGAACTTCATCATGAACCGCCTGTCGATGACGTCCTTGAAGAGGAAGGCGAGCCGGCCATCCCAGACGCGGTCTCTTTTCCAGACGATCCCCGTGCCATCCCCCATGTTCATGATCAGCATGTATTCCCTCACATCCTCAAAGGGATGCAGCGCATCCCCTTCCAGGGCGGCCATCAGGTTGTGGAAGAGGACGGGGTTCTGGCGCACCGCAAAAACGCCGACCTTGGCAAGGGGGGTCCCGGAGAGGGCGATGCAGTCGCCGCCGCCGAAGAGCTCCGGATGAGCCGTGCTCTGGAGGAAAGAGTTTACCAGCAGCCCTCCGTCTTCACCTGTGGGAATGCCGGAGTCGCTGAAGAGGGGTGTCGGCTCCACCCCCGTCGCCATGAAGACGTAGTCGCAGCGCAGCGAGGAGCCGTTCGAGAGGGCAACGGTGCCATCCGCGCCGGCCCTCGCGCGGGTCCCCCCTATCACCTCCACGTCCCTTTTCAGCAGCGACTCGATCGCCAGAGCGCGCACCCGTTCCGGAAAGGTACCGAGGATCCTCTCGCCGCCGACGAGAGTAATCTCAGCCCTGTGCGCCTTCCGTCGGGCCAGACGCCACAGGTTCGCTGCAATTTCGACCCCCGCAGCGCCCCCACCTATCACCGCAATCCGCAGGTCTCTTTGCGCGAGTTCCTCGAGGATTCTTTTACGAGCCCGGTAGAGGTTTATGATCGGCTTCACGGGGACGACGCGGTCCGAGGGCGCCGCGTCCGGCCCGACCGCGATCCGGCTCCCCGTGTTGAAGGAGGCTACGTCGTACGCCACCTCGGCTCCGGAACGGAGCGTTATCGACCTGTGCGCCGGGTCGATCCGGACGGCCTCGTCCTCGATAAATGACGCGCCGCCATCCACCGCCATCTTCCGGATGTTGAAGCGGACCTGCGGCGGGTCATAGATCCCCGACAGGAGCCCGGGCCCCATTCCTGAGTAAAAATGATGTGGTGAGGGGCTGATCACCGTCACACGGTGCCCGTTCGAGGAAAAGTCCCCCAGACGGAGGAGCACCGTCATGTGGGCGTGCCCCCCTCCCACCAAAACGAGATTTTTTGTCATGGCGCCACCTTTTGCTTTGGTTGAGCCGTCACGCGCCTCACTTACTTCCGTTGAACACGGTCGGGTTCCGCGGATCGAAAGGCAAAGGGTGAAAGGACGTGTGAAAGATGCGCAACTTTTCAGAGGTTATATCGAATTGGTACCATCCCCTCACCCCATGTCAACGTCCATGTGGAAGCCGTTGCAGTTGTAGGCCGGGATAAGCCGCAGGCGTTCCAGGCGTCGGCGCCAGGCGACAGGTGCTGCGTACATATGCCGGAAACGCTGCGCTTATTCCGGCCTACATAAACTCACACCCTGAAAAAACAAAGGGGCCTGCAACCGAATGCAGACCCCCTCTTTTTGCAGCGCCGTCTTTTACTGCTACAACCTGAACTGCCCCACCAGCCTTCGCAGATCGTCCGAGCCGCGCGAGAGCTCCGATGCCTCGGTTGCGATCTCCGACGACCCTCTCGAGGTCGTGTGCACGATCTCGCTTATATTCTGGATACTCTGGGTGATCTCTCTGACCGTTGCGTCCTGCTCCTCGGAAGCTATGGCAATCTGGTTGATCTGCATCGACAGCCCGTTTATCTGCTGCAGTATGCTCTCCAGAGCTTCCCCCGATTTTACCGATGCAGAGGTCCCTTTCGCGACCTCGGCTACACCGAGCTCCATAGCGGAGACTGCCTCCCGCGTCTCTGTCTGGATGGACTTGATCATCGCCCCCACCTCGCGCGTCGCCTTCGTGGTGCGCTCTGCAAGGGCGCGTACCTCGTCGGCTACGACGGCAAAGCCCCTCCCCTGCTCCCCGGCCCGGGCGGCCTCGATCGCTGCGTTCAGCGCGAGCAGGTTCGTCTGGTCGGCAATATCCTCAATTGTCCCGACTATGGCCCCTATCTGCTCGGAACGGGATCCGAGCGCTTCCACGGCGTCGGCTGCAGCGCGGACCTGTTCCGATATCCTCTCCATCCCGTCGATCGTATCCTTCACGACCGTGGCGCCCGAAGCTGCGGAGTCGCTCGCCCTGGAGGCGGAGTCAGCTACCAGAAGGCAGTTTTTGGCAATGTCCTGCCCGACAACCATCATCTCGTGGCTCGCTGCAGCCACGGTGGAAATTTCGTTGGAGGTCCCCTCGGACCCGGCTGCTATCCGCCCGGCAGTGGCGTGCAACTGGGACGAAGAAGTCGAGACCTGCGATGCCGTCTCCGAGATCTGGCGAATGATCCCTGCAATCCTCTCCGCTGCTTCATTCAATCCTGCTGCGAGTGTGCCTATTTCGTCACCGGACGTGACGGGGCAACGCAGGTTGAGATCACCTTTTCTCAGATTTTCGAGCCCCTCAAGAACCTTTGTTACCGGAACATTAAAGCCGCGGATGATCCAGAGCCCGATCGCGATCGTTGTGACAATGCCAAGGGCGCCGATGATACCTATGGCGAGGAGTGCACTGCGCGCTGCGGCTTTGGACGTCGCGGCGAGGGAATCGCTCAGCTTCTTCTGCTCATCGATCAGGTTATCGAGAGCCTTGACCGTCCCGGCACCTGAGATGAGGATCGTCTTGGACCGAAACTCTGCAGCCTCCTCGATCTTCCCGGCCTCCATGAGTGCAAACCATTTGGGACGCGCCTCCCTGTACTGGGCGTAAACGTCCGTCAGCTTCTTCAACGCCGCTTTTGCACCATCAGAAAGATTTCCTTCCTGGTAGAGTTTCAGATTCTCGTCAAGTATCCCGAACCACTTCGGGCTCTCGTCGATGATCTTTTTTCGTGATGCCGGATCGGGTACTGCGAGGTACTGCGAGACCCCGAAACGCAGCTTCCACATGGCATCCTGGGCGGTTGCCAGCCGCCGCGTATTGAGGACGCCACTCATGTTCGTTTCGTCGGTTTTGGCGGAGAGATACCTGATGTTGAAAAATGCCCCTACTCCCAGTACGAGAGAGAACGCTATGACAACACCGACAAAAAGTCCTATGCGCGCTTTGATCGACATGCTTGATCTTCCCCTTTTCCTTTGGCTTCACGCCGCTCTGATGCTGAACCGAGCCGTCCTCATTTCCGTTTAGAGAGGTATCGGCGACTCGATTCATATCTTTAGTGCCAAAGTGCAAAAGGGCATCAGCTGGCATCAGCTGCGCACTGCATTCAGCGCGGGTCTGCCACACCGCCGGCAAAATCGTGCCCTGCAAATTCACCTGCGACTACCCGCGCCAATTTCTCCGAGAAAAGACGCGCTCCCTTACGGTTCAGGTCAGTGGCGTCGTAGAAGAGGGTGCAGTCCCGGCACAGGTCGTCCCCTCCGTAGTTCACATATCCGATGTTCCACACACCCGACACGATCGCCACGGCCTGAAGGAAGCCGCTATGGTTGCTGAGATACCGGATCCGTTCATGGTATTGCGGCACCGTATAAAGGACCGTCCGTATCCCCTGCGATGAGGCGAACTTCAAATCCCTCCCGTCAATGGTCTTGTTGCTCATTTTGATCTTCGTGCTGTCAAAGGAAAAGGGGACCGCATTCTCCTCCAGTCTCGTCCCGGAGGTACTGTCGTAATAAGGCGCCCCGGAAGCAGAGTTGCCGCCGCGGGGTTCTTCAGTGGAAAAGGAATGCCGGTGCTATAACCTAGGAAGAACTACAACGAAGGGGAAGAAGGAGGAGCATATGACAGTTCAGGATGTCGGAGATGATCCCCATGGCTTGCAGCGGTTTGTATCGGCGCAGGATGGCATCTACTCGCGGGCGCTGGCAGAGCTGAAGAACGGGCAGAAACGGAGCCACTGGATGTGGTTCATTTTCCCGCAGATAAACGGCCTGGGGCGCAGCTCCATGGCCATTCAGTACGCGATAAAGAGCCTGGACGAGGCGCGAGCCTACCTCGCTCATCCGGTACTGGGAAAAAGGCTCAGGGAGTGTGCGGAAGCGGTCCTCGCGGTGCAGGGGCGCTCCGCCTCTGCGATCATGGGTTACCCGGACGACATGAAGCTCAAGTCGTCGATGACCCTCTTTGAAGTCGTCGCGGACGAGTCGGACTCTGTTTTTGCCAAAGTCCTGGAGAAGTACTATGGCAACGAGAGGGATACCGCAACGCTGGCGATTCTGGAGCGGCAAAAGGGAGGGCGCCGGGACTGACGGAAGGGATCTTGCGCTGTCGGCGTTAGGGGAGCGAGAGGTAGAGACCCCTGTGGAAGGAATCTCTACCCCGAGATGAAACTGATCCGGCAAAAGAGGACTACTTGATCTGCCCCCTTATCTCGCCGTTAGGGTTGGCATCGGTGTGTACGTTGACGAAGGCGCCACCTGAGGTTATGAGCGATACCAGGTCGGCCATCGTTTTTCCCTGCAGTGGTCCCATGAGGTCCTTATCCGTTAGCTGCCCCTGGGTGAATTTCCCGTTTACCGCCCCCTTTTTGGCCGCTCCGGAAAAGAGATTTGCCACCGGGGGACCGGATTCCCCTTTCTTCCCGGTGTGGATATGGGCGGCGTTGACGTTCTGGAGATCCCGCACCGAGATGTAGTAGCTCAATTTTTTCCCGTCATTGCTGAGCTTGAAATCCGCTTTTCCGGTAGCCTTCGTATTGACCGGAGGCGTTTCTTCCTGCCCCGTCAGCATGGCGCTGAAGTGCTTCTCCGCCGCGTAGCATGCGGAGCCGACGAAAACGGCGCTGAAGAGCACAACGAGCAACAGTACGAACTTTCTCATGATCTTTACTCCTTTTGTTTGCGATACACCATACATTAAATTGTATTATTCGCTGCGACACATTGTCAAACCTTTGGCGCGCGGAGAGAAGGGGACCGGCTACGGGACAGGCTACTTTTCCTGCGGATACCTTTTTCCTGAAACGCATCTAGTAAAATTGAACAAGAGAGAGCAGATGGGCCCAAAGGAGGAATGTCATGCCGAAGATCGTGCGATTTCATGAGACAGGCGCAGCTGAGGTCCTGAAGATAGAAGAGGTACCGCTGGAAAGTCCAGGCGCGGGAGAGGTACGTCTGGCAGTCGAAGCAATCGGATTGAATCGCGCCGAGGTCATGTTCCGGCAGGGCCGATACCTGGAGGACCCGAAGCTGCCGTCGCGGATAGGGTACGAGGCCGCAGGAACAGTCGACGCAGTCGGGCCGGGCGTAACAGGGGTCAACGTCGGCGACCGGGTCAGCACCATCCCGTCCTTTGAGATGGGGCGCTACGGAGTGTACGGCGAAAGCGCCATCGTCCCGGCATATGCCGTGACACGTTACCCTGAAAAACTCTCGCCGGTAGAGGGCGCTGCCATCTGGATGCCGTACCTCACCGCCTACGGCGCGCTGGTGGAGTTCGGCGGATTGGGGCAAGGGCAAAGCGTCGTCATAACCGCCGCCAGCAGCAGCGTGGGACTGGCAGCTATCCAGATAGTGAAAGCGGTGGGCGCCGTTCCAATCGCCACCACACGCAAAGCTGCGAAGAAGGGGTTTCTGAGAGACGCGGGCGCAGAACACGTCATTGTTACCGACGAGGAGGACCTGGTCGGAGCGATAATGGCGGCCACATCGAACATGGGGGCCCAGATCATTTTCGATGCGGTGGCCGGACCGACTCTGGAGAAACTCAGTGAGGCGGCGGCGCTCCAGGGGATAATCTTCGAATACGGCGCCCTTTCACCGGAGCCGACCCCCTTCCCTCTTTTTGCGGCGATAGGAAAAGGATTGACCGTGCGGGGATATATTCTCTTCGAGATCATCAGGGCTCCGGACATGCTGGCGCGCGGCTTGAAATTCATCCTGGACGGTCTGGAGAATGGGGCCCTGCACCCGACAATCGACCGAACTTTCCCGTTGTCGAGCATTGTCGAAGCGCATCAGTACATGGAGTCAAACGTGCAGCGCGGGAAGATCGTGGTGACGGTGAAGTAGGAAAGCGAAGCCTTCCCGCTGGCCGAACGTCCCTCCCCTTTCCATGGGGTCGACAGCCGACCCTCCCCACGCAGAGGGCTCGGCAGCACGTCCCTCCCCTTTCAAGGGGGAGGACAGGAGGGGGATGGGGTTCTGCGCTCATGCATGTCCGAGAGGCACGGACAACTACCCCATCCCCACCCTCTCCCTCCCCTTGAAAGGGAGGGGACGCCGCGCTACTGTTCCCGTCGCTGAAAACACACCCTCTGGCTCAGTTCCCAGTCGCCCTCCACACCCGCCTTTCATTGGCATGTTCCCTATTTTTCACATGGCAGAATTTGCAGGTTCGTTGTCATTGAACTCGGGGCAACTTTATGTGATCATCCGTCCTGCGAACGAATCGGATCTGGAGGGTGCAGCGTGACAGGCAAGCGCACGGTTGCCATAGCCGCCTACGAAGGCGCGGAAATTCTCGACGTTACAGGCCCCATAGAAGTCTTTGACATGCTGAACCGGTGCCTGCAGGACGCTGGGAAAAAAGAGAGCGGATACCACATCGCGCTCCTCGCGGAAAAGCCGGGGCCGTTTGTGACTTCCGCAGGCATAAAGCTCGTCGCCGATCTCTCCTGGCACGATCTCACCGGACCTGTCGACACCCTGATCGTGGTAGGAAGCCACAACGACGCCCTCGGCAAGGTGATGGCGAACCCGACCTTTCTGGAGTGGATCACCGTGATGCAGTCGAGAGTGCGGCGCCTCGTCTCCGTCTGTACCGGCGCGTTTCTCCTGGCGGAGGCGGGACTCCTGGATGGCCGCCGGGTCGCCACGCACTGGAAGGATCTTGACCACCTCTCGTCGAGGTACCCGCAGGTCACGGTCGATACCGACGCCATATACGTGCGGGACGGCAACATCGCCACCTCCGCCGGGATCACTGCCGGGATGGACCTGACTCTGTCCCTGGTAGAAGAAGACTTCGGCCGGCAGACCGCGCTCGCTGTCGCCCGCCGCATGGTCATGTTCCTGAAGCGTCCCGGGGGACAGGCGCAGTTCAGCGCGCAGTTGCGGGCACAGATGGTCGATGGCGGTCCCCTCGCCTCGCTGTTGTCCTGGCTGCAGGAAAACGCACATCGCAAGATCTCCATCGACGACCTGGCGTGTCAGGCGGCGATGAGCCCGCGCAACTTCGCCCGCGTCTTCCTGCGGGAGACTGGGATGACGCCGGCGAGGTACCTGGACAAGCTGCGCATGGAGCGCGCCATGGGACTGCTGGAGGATAACGCCCTCTCCATCGGGACCGTGGCGTGCCGGAGCGGGTTCAGTGGCGAAGAGCAGATGCGGCGCACATTCATTCGGCAGATGGGGATCACCCCCATCGCGTATCGGAAAAGGTTCTAAGGAAAAAGGAGTACTACTATGAATTACCTTCTCGAAAAGGGCGAGGTGCTTACGCTGGTCACTACCCCTGCGATGGAGGCGGTCGAGGTCGTGACCGGGCGGGTGTGGCTGACCAAAGAGGATGACGGCGCAGATTACTGTATCGATGCGGGGAGCCTTTGCTCTATCAAGAGCGCCAAGGGTGTCGTTATCGAAGCGCTGGAAAGTGCCTCTGTATCGGTGAAGTGGAAAATGGCACCGAGTTCGGTAAGGGTCGCCATGGTGAAGGTAGAGCATCGTCACTGTGTGCCGCAGGCGTCCTAGATCATTGGGCTGTTAGTGAGAATGGTTGAGAGTGTCAATTGCAATGACGATGCGAGCGGGTATTCTGTCAGGTGTCACCAGATCAGAAACCAAAGGAGATACGACTATGACCCGCTTTGTCACAGTTCTCGCGCTCACCCTTTTCGCCGCAGGGCTCGCCGCAGCCGCTGAGGACGCCGTCGTGGTACTGCCTGCCAAAAATGGCAACGTCAGCTTCCCCCACCAGAAGCACAAAGAGGCCCTGGCCTGCACCAGCTGCCATGAAACCGAGAAGGGAGGGAAGATTGCCGACCTCGGCAAGGACTGGGCCCACAAGACGTGTATGGGATGCCACAAGGAGAAGGGAAAAGGCCCCGCCAAGTGCAATGAGTGCCACAAGAAGTAACTGATCTATCAAATCCTGCAGACGAAAGGGGAGACTGTTCTCAAAAGAGCAGCTCCCCTCCCCCAGCGCAGCAAGCAAACCACTTTCCCCGTCACTTCCCGCTTCACCTCCCGTTTCAATCACTACAGTTCAAGACATCCTCCTTCTTCAACGGAACATTATTGTGCAGGTACTGAGGTAGTTTCTTGACCGCGCCCTTCACCGGGTGGTAGAAAAGCTGTAATGGCCGCTCGGGGCTGAGAAGCAGGAGGTAGCGCAGTGTCATTACGTGCAGTTTTAGAGCTGCTTGAAAAACAGAGACTCCTTGAGGAGATGGCGCACCGGCAACCGCTGCCGCGTCAGGAACAGGTTGAAACGCAGGTGCACAAGCAGCTGCGCAGCGATATGCGCTCCCTCCTTTCGCAGCTCGGCACACAGGAAGTCGTGGAGATCCTGGAGTCGCTGTCGACCGAGGAGGCGGTGCTTGTATGGGAAAATGTACCGGACAGGCTCGCCGACGACGTGCTGCACGAAATCAGAG
The DNA window shown above is from Geomonas sp. RF6 and carries:
- a CDS encoding zinc-dependent alcohol dehydrogenase family protein, encoding MPKIVRFHETGAAEVLKIEEVPLESPGAGEVRLAVEAIGLNRAEVMFRQGRYLEDPKLPSRIGYEAAGTVDAVGPGVTGVNVGDRVSTIPSFEMGRYGVYGESAIVPAYAVTRYPEKLSPVEGAAIWMPYLTAYGALVEFGGLGQGQSVVITAASSSVGLAAIQIVKAVGAVPIATTRKAAKKGFLRDAGAEHVIVTDEEDLVGAIMAATSNMGAQIIFDAVAGPTLEKLSEAAALQGIIFEYGALSPEPTPFPLFAAIGKGLTVRGYILFEIIRAPDMLARGLKFILDGLENGALHPTIDRTFPLSSIVEAHQYMESNVQRGKIVVTVK
- a CDS encoding GlxA family transcriptional regulator, whose protein sequence is MTGKRTVAIAAYEGAEILDVTGPIEVFDMLNRCLQDAGKKESGYHIALLAEKPGPFVTSAGIKLVADLSWHDLTGPVDTLIVVGSHNDALGKVMANPTFLEWITVMQSRVRRLVSVCTGAFLLAEAGLLDGRRVATHWKDLDHLSSRYPQVTVDTDAIYVRDGNIATSAGITAGMDLTLSLVEEDFGRQTALAVARRMVMFLKRPGGQAQFSAQLRAQMVDGGPLASLLSWLQENAHRKISIDDLACQAAMSPRNFARVFLRETGMTPARYLDKLRMERAMGLLEDNALSIGTVACRSGFSGEEQMRRTFIRQMGITPIAYRKRF
- a CDS encoding DUF2917 domain-containing protein; the encoded protein is MNYLLEKGEVLTLVTTPAMEAVEVVTGRVWLTKEDDGADYCIDAGSLCSIKSAKGVVIEALESASVSVKWKMAPSSVRVAMVKVEHRHCVPQAS
- a CDS encoding cytochrome c7 — translated: MTRFVTVLALTLFAAGLAAAAEDAVVVLPAKNGNVSFPHQKHKEALACTSCHETEKGGKIADLGKDWAHKTCMGCHKEKGKGPAKCNECHKK